TTTTCCGTTCATTGAATTGCTTTCTTTCCGTTGAGGTCTGCAGCACTGCGTACAGGCCGTCGCCGGACGTTCAGCCCGGTAAGTGTGAGGGAGGGTCCTTGCGGCGTTGCCGCCGAATGCCCTCCTCCCATTGAAACACGGGCAGGTGCCCGTAGTTGGTGCCGGGTCCCCCGGCAGGGAGTTAGTGGGTACTGCTGAAAACCACGTCAAGCACCGCCGAGACGGTCTCTTCGAAGTCCAGGTCCGAGGAATCGATGGTGGTGACGCCGTCGGCGGCCTGCTGGAAATCCACCACGGTGGAATCCTTGGCATCGCGGACCAAGACCTGTTCCTTCAGGGCCGCAGCGGTCTGCGTGCCGCCGAGCTGGATGCCGCGGCGGCGGAGCCGGGCTTCCTCGCTGGCGGTGAGCAGGATCCGGACCTCGGCGTGCGGGGCCACCACGGTGGTGATGTCCCGGCCTTCGGCCACGATCCGCAGCCCGGAGTCCCGGATCAGCTGCTGCTGGCGGCGGACCAGCTCGGCGCGGGCACCCAGCGTGGTCGCGACGGCGCTGACCGAGGAGGAAACGGCCGGTTCACGGATGGCCTCAGTGACGTCCCGCCCGCTGACGCGGACCCATTCCTCATTCGGGGACAGACTCAGGGCGATGTCCGCGTTTTCGGCGGCAGCTTCAACGGCCACCGAATCCGTCAGGTCAATCCCCGCTTCCATGCAGGAGAGGGTGACCGCACGGTACATGGCACCGGTGTCGAGGTAGGCGGCATGCAGGCGGCGTGCCACTTCACGGCTGATGCTGGACTTGCCGGAACCTGACGGTCCGTCAATGGCCACAACCAGCGGCTTGCCCAGCCGGAACTGGGCCGGATTCACGTTAGAACTCACTGCACTACCTTCCACCCGCGGGCGCTTAATTCAGTAACAAGGTCATTCACCCGGCCGGGCAGGACGGAGATTTCCGCCCGCCCCACCTGCCGGCCGGAGGCATGCTCCAGCCGGAGGTCCTCCAGGTTCACGCCGATCTCACCAATCTCGGTGAGCAGCCGCGCGATCTGGCCGGGAGTGTCATCCACCAGCACGGTGAAGGACACAAAGGTCTGCGCCGGGCCGCCGTGCTTGCCCGGAATCCGGGCCTGCCCGGCGTTGCCTTCGGCAATGAGCTGCGCCATGTCCAGGCGCGCGCCGTCGGCCACCGGATCCTCGAGGGTACGGATCAGCCGGTTCAGGTCCTCGCGGACCCCGTGCAGGATCGGCACCAGCCGCCCCGCGTTTCCGCTGAGGATCTGCACCCAGAGATTCGGATCGCTGGCGGCAATCCGGGTGACGTCCCGCAGGCCGTTGCCGGCGAGGCCCAGTGCCTGCGGCGGGGTTTCCTGCAGCCGGCTGGCCACCAGGGAAGCCATTACCTGCGGCAGGTGCGAGGTCAGCGCGACCGACGCGTCGTGGTCCTCGGCGGACATCCGGGACACCACGGCGCCCAGATCGAACGCGAGGGCCTCGGCCCGGCGCACGGCCTCCGG
This window of the Arthrobacter sp. zg-Y919 genome carries:
- a CDS encoding prephenate dehydrogenase, whose protein sequence is MAAAADGGTHLSGSVLIIGTGLLGTSIGLGLRARGIDVVLSDLSPSTEAVARDIGAGRLLSVSRQGFDPSLVVVAAPPDVTASLVAAALKDWPAAVVIDIASVKSAVLTDLREYDAELSRYVGTHPMAGREKSGPVAARAELFNGMPWVICPPPEAAPEAVRRAEALAFDLGAVVSRMSAEDHDASVALTSHLPQVMASLVASRLQETPPQALGLAGNGLRDVTRIAASDPNLWVQILSGNAGRLVPILHGVREDLNRLIRTLEDPVADGARLDMAQLIAEGNAGQARIPGKHGGPAQTFVSFTVLVDDTPGQIARLLTEIGEIGVNLEDLRLEHASGRQVGRAEISVLPGRVNDLVTELSARGWKVVQ
- the cmk gene encoding (d)CMP kinase; the protein is MSSNVNPAQFRLGKPLVVAIDGPSGSGKSSISREVARRLHAAYLDTGAMYRAVTLSCMEAGIDLTDSVAVEAAAENADIALSLSPNEEWVRVSGRDVTEAIREPAVSSSVSAVATTLGARAELVRRQQQLIRDSGLRIVAEGRDITTVVAPHAEVRILLTASEEARLRRRGIQLGGTQTAAALKEQVLVRDAKDSTVVDFQQAADGVTTIDSSDLDFEETVSAVLDVVFSSTH